A single genomic interval of Spinacia oleracea cultivar Varoflay chromosome 6, BTI_SOV_V1, whole genome shotgun sequence harbors:
- the LOC130463793 gene encoding subtilisin-like protease SBT2.4, translating to MTEAVKDGVDTLNLSVEPYEPGEDTITFLDVFEIFTLLARRAGVFVVQAAGNKGSDPSSVVSFSPWSVGVVACSTYRSYPATLFLGNGQSWVIRQV from the exons ATGACAGAG GCAGTGAAAGATGGAGTTGACACCCTGAACTTGTCTGTAGAACCATATGAACCAGGAGAAGACACAATAACTTTCCTTGATGTATTTGAAATCTTCACACTACTCGCAAGAAGAGCAGGGGTTTTTGTGGTACAAGCAGCAGGAAACAAAGGGTCGGACCCTAGCTCCGTGGTATCCTTCAGTCCTTGGTCTGTAGGAGTCGTTGCTTGCAGCACATACAGAAGTTACCCTGCTACTCTCTTTCTTGGAAATGGACAGAGTTGGGTTATCAggcaagtctga